From Cyclobacteriaceae bacterium, a single genomic window includes:
- a CDS encoding DUF1800 domain-containing protein — protein sequence MSIIIPQPRVKHLMNRAAFGLSINRPAIDLADLNKESQKVSLLNSVPKPEIDAGDLQSMKDKATRKEMVKELFSKSRQELMKLNVDWVDKIIADPSLREKMTFFWHGHFACRTLVPYFAQQQNNILRTSALGSFREMLMGISKDPAMLQFLNNQQNRKDHPNENFAREVMELFTLGRGNYTETDVKEAARAFTGWAFNVQGEFQFRQKQHDFSSKTFRGTTRNFTGEDILESILEDRKTASFITNKLYRYFISDQNAPGKIADEWSESFYKSDYNIQKLLQTMLQSDEFNNATHIGNRIKSPIDLIISLLLHTGGKFENDQSIIFLERALGQILFYPPNVSGWTSGKGWIDSTSLTFRVSLPMLLFGGSETDFEAADDGDANGLGKEATKKRRLQCNVDWTNLANQFTKSSATETLETIQSFLLARPTTSTNQSNIARLAGSTHGDAEFVKKAFIGFMSVPEYQLC from the coding sequence ATGAGCATCATTATCCCCCAGCCTAGGGTAAAACATCTTATGAACCGTGCGGCATTTGGATTAAGTATCAACCGTCCGGCAATCGATCTTGCAGACCTTAATAAGGAGTCGCAAAAGGTATCCCTGCTGAATTCGGTTCCCAAGCCGGAGATCGATGCCGGTGATCTGCAATCCATGAAAGATAAAGCCACTCGAAAGGAAATGGTGAAAGAGCTTTTCAGCAAGTCGCGTCAGGAACTCATGAAGCTCAATGTCGACTGGGTAGATAAGATAATTGCCGATCCTTCACTTCGCGAAAAGATGACCTTCTTCTGGCATGGTCACTTCGCCTGCAGAACATTGGTCCCCTATTTTGCACAACAGCAGAATAACATTCTACGCACTTCAGCTTTAGGATCCTTTCGGGAAATGCTCATGGGTATTTCAAAAGATCCTGCCATGCTTCAGTTCCTGAACAACCAGCAAAACCGGAAAGATCATCCCAATGAAAACTTTGCACGGGAGGTGATGGAACTGTTTACACTGGGTCGTGGAAATTATACAGAGACTGATGTTAAAGAAGCGGCGCGTGCCTTTACAGGATGGGCTTTCAATGTCCAGGGAGAATTTCAATTCCGGCAGAAGCAGCATGACTTCTCTTCGAAAACTTTCAGGGGCACTACACGCAACTTTACCGGAGAAGATATCCTGGAAAGTATTCTTGAGGATCGGAAGACTGCAAGCTTCATTACGAATAAGCTTTACCGTTACTTTATTTCGGATCAGAATGCGCCAGGCAAAATTGCTGATGAATGGAGTGAATCATTTTACAAATCCGATTATAACATTCAGAAGTTGTTGCAGACGATGCTTCAGTCGGATGAATTCAATAATGCCACTCATATCGGTAACCGGATCAAATCACCGATCGATCTTATCATCAGCCTGCTGCTGCACACCGGAGGCAAATTCGAAAACGATCAGAGCATTATTTTCCTCGAGCGCGCACTGGGACAAATTTTATTCTATCCGCCTAATGTAAGTGGATGGACTTCGGGCAAGGGATGGATCGACAGCACGAGCCTTACCTTCAGAGTTTCATTGCCCATGCTATTGTTTGGAGGCAGTGAAACAGATTTCGAAGCAGCTGATGATGGCGATGCAAATGGCCTGGGCAAAGAGGCAACAAAAAAGAGAAGACTCCAATGCAATGTCGACTGGACAAATCTTGCAAATCAGTTTACCAAAAGTTCCGCAACAGAAACGCTGGAAACCATTCAAAGCTTTTTACTTGCCCGACCCACCACATCAACGAATCAAAGCAACATCGCACGACTGGCCGGAAGCACACACGGAGATGCTGAGTTCGTTAAGAAAGCATTTATAGGATTTATGTCGGTACCTGAATATCAACTTTGCTGA
- a CDS encoding DUF1501 domain-containing protein: protein MSRRGFLKTSALITSGSLLIPQFLKAMEAENVSDSEKILIIIQLSGGNDGLNTIIPYRNDVYYRMRPSIGITKEQALKGTDELGFNPAMSKFKELYDQGFVTVINNVGYPNPDRSHFRSMDIWQTASQSDEYLSTGWIGRYLDSNCEGCGSHTAVEIDDSLSLALRGERVKGMAIKDPAKLYQATQSSFYKKVSENHADEPNVEYLYKTMAETVSNAAYIYDKSKISRSGLEYPNNEFAKRLKTIAELIQSGIKTKVYYASLTGFDTHVRQTAQQERLLTTYSEAVNTFVKDLKATGNFDRSVIMTFSEFGRRVEENASGGTDHGTANNLFLMGGKLKTPGFFNKTPDLLRLDQGDLMYEVDFRQVYATMLKNWLGTDSKIIGTGFPSLALV from the coding sequence ATTTCAAGAAGAGGATTTCTAAAAACTTCAGCCCTGATCACTTCGGGTTCTCTGCTGATTCCACAGTTTCTTAAAGCCATGGAGGCAGAGAATGTTTCCGACTCTGAAAAGATTCTGATCATTATACAACTGTCTGGCGGCAATGACGGATTGAATACGATCATCCCTTACCGCAACGATGTCTATTATCGCATGCGGCCTTCTATTGGAATCACAAAAGAGCAGGCACTGAAAGGCACGGATGAACTGGGCTTCAATCCCGCAATGAGTAAATTCAAAGAACTCTATGATCAGGGATTTGTGACAGTGATCAATAATGTAGGATATCCCAATCCGGATCGTTCACATTTCAGATCAATGGATATCTGGCAGACAGCAAGTCAGTCGGATGAATACTTGTCAACGGGTTGGATCGGACGATATCTGGATTCCAATTGCGAAGGATGCGGATCACACACAGCGGTAGAGATTGATGACTCACTCAGTCTTGCACTGCGGGGCGAACGTGTAAAAGGAATGGCGATCAAGGATCCTGCAAAACTTTACCAGGCAACACAATCTTCTTTTTACAAAAAGGTCTCCGAGAACCATGCCGATGAGCCCAATGTAGAATACCTGTACAAGACGATGGCGGAGACGGTCTCGAATGCAGCATACATTTATGACAAGTCGAAGATCTCACGTTCAGGCCTGGAATATCCTAACAATGAGTTTGCAAAAAGACTAAAGACCATTGCCGAACTGATCCAGTCTGGCATTAAGACAAAAGTTTATTATGCGTCACTTACGGGATTCGATACACATGTCAGACAAACCGCGCAACAGGAACGATTGCTGACGACTTATTCAGAAGCAGTGAACACTTTCGTGAAAGATCTTAAGGCAACCGGCAACTTTGATCGTTCAGTGATCATGACCTTTTCGGAATTCGGAAGACGTGTGGAAGAGAATGCAAGCGGCGGCACAGACCATGGCACTGCAAACAATTTATTTCTCATGGGTGGCAAGCTTAAAACACCAGGGTTCTTTAACAAGACACCTGATCTTCTCAGACTTGACCAGGGCGACCTGATGTATGAAGTAGACTTTCGTCAGGTGTATGCTACCATGCTGAAGAACTGGCTGGGCACAGATTCAAAGATCATTGGAACTGGTTTTCCTTCGCTGGCATTGGTATAG
- a CDS encoding glycerol-3-phosphate acyltransferase: MAEILVEKKNKNIGYEPILDGIPDWPVYQLSKNRKEFLEEVTAKAIEQIRLLRPSRKQLIDELEATVFREQNRLKRNRWRVDPKDEPKFWSRIKNDLIELNTKTAEEAGKKEEEILYEIVHRYANEIAGSFKPSSYRFAREVIKFWFVRLLNGARVKKFGAYFRNQYSLRDKIHIVGKVKMLRKLAKEGTVVIVPTHFSNLDSILIGWVIHSLGLPAFLYGAGLNLFNIKIFAYFMNSLGAYKVDRRKKNLPYLETLRMYSNLALQKGAHSLFFPGGTRSRSGLIEKQLKLGLLSTAIEAQRNLYIENKPDAKKIFVVPVTLNYHFVLEAPELIEDYLQVKGQDRYFAEEDNYGSFQLIKFMFKFFTKGSSISVSVGPGLDVMGNYVDDDGNSLDANGQIINPREYFMTGGEVTIDKQRENEYTRMLSSRIVSEYHRINRVFASHLVAFVAFEMWQRKYPKLDLFGFLRLPEEDLEIDYEEFKAMFKKVRKEIYNLKDQGKVYHATHLKGEADIIIRRGLDNVGIFHLKRPLLRNKKGNIVTQDLNVLYYYHNRLVGYDLEKLI; this comes from the coding sequence ATGGCGGAGATTTTAGTAGAAAAGAAGAACAAAAATATCGGGTATGAGCCTATTTTGGACGGCATCCCGGATTGGCCTGTTTACCAGCTAAGTAAGAACCGAAAGGAATTCCTGGAAGAGGTTACTGCCAAAGCCATCGAACAGATCCGTCTTTTGCGTCCTTCCCGTAAACAACTGATCGACGAACTTGAAGCCACCGTCTTCCGTGAACAAAATCGCCTTAAGCGCAATCGCTGGAGAGTCGATCCCAAAGATGAGCCAAAGTTCTGGTCAAGGATCAAAAATGATCTGATTGAACTCAACACTAAAACTGCTGAAGAAGCCGGAAAGAAGGAAGAAGAAATTCTTTATGAGATCGTACATCGCTATGCGAATGAGATCGCCGGATCATTCAAGCCAAGCTCTTATCGCTTCGCCCGTGAGGTCATCAAGTTCTGGTTTGTCCGATTGCTCAATGGAGCACGTGTAAAAAAATTCGGAGCCTACTTCAGAAATCAATACAGCCTTCGCGATAAGATTCACATCGTAGGTAAGGTGAAGATGTTGCGCAAACTTGCAAAGGAAGGCACGGTCGTTATCGTTCCTACACACTTCAGCAATCTGGATAGTATTCTGATCGGATGGGTGATCCATTCCCTGGGTTTACCGGCATTTCTTTATGGAGCAGGATTAAACCTCTTCAACATCAAGATCTTTGCATACTTTATGAACAGCCTTGGGGCGTATAAGGTAGACCGCAGAAAGAAAAATCTTCCTTACCTCGAAACGCTAAGGATGTATTCAAATCTTGCACTTCAGAAAGGCGCTCATAGTTTGTTCTTCCCGGGAGGAACGCGTTCACGCTCCGGCCTGATCGAAAAACAATTGAAGCTTGGCTTGCTCAGCACAGCAATCGAAGCGCAGCGCAATCTTTATATTGAGAACAAACCGGATGCAAAGAAAATATTCGTCGTGCCGGTTACGCTCAATTATCACTTTGTTTTGGAAGCCCCTGAACTTATTGAAGACTATCTCCAGGTAAAAGGTCAGGATCGTTACTTTGCGGAAGAAGATAACTACGGAAGCTTTCAGCTGATCAAGTTCATGTTCAAGTTCTTCACCAAAGGCTCAAGCATTTCAGTTTCCGTTGGTCCGGGCTTAGACGTTATGGGCAACTATGTTGACGATGACGGAAACAGTCTGGATGCTAACGGACAGATCATCAACCCGCGTGAGTATTTCATGACGGGTGGCGAAGTTACCATCGACAAGCAGCGTGAGAACGAGTATACCCGCATGCTGTCATCCAGGATCGTAAGCGAGTATCATCGCATTAATCGTGTTTTCGCAAGTCACCTCGTAGCTTTCGTTGCTTTTGAAATGTGGCAGCGCAAATATCCAAAGCTTGATTTATTTGGATTCCTTCGCTTACCGGAAGAAGATCTTGAGATCGACTATGAAGAATTCAAAGCGATGTTCAAGAAAGTAAGAAAAGAGATCTATAACCTGAAGGATCAGGGTAAAGTTTATCACGCAACTCATCTCAAGGGAGAAGCCGATATTATTATACGCCGTGGACTGGATAACGTGGGAATCTTCCATTTGAAGAGACCCTTGCTGAGAAACAAAAAAGGAAATATCGTTACACAGGATCTTAACGTTCTCTACTACTACCACAACCGCCTCGTGGGCTATGACCTTGAGAAGCTCATCTGA
- a CDS encoding NAD(P)-dependent glycerol-3-phosphate dehydrogenase, whose amino-acid sequence MTLRSSSDKPIGVIGAGNFGTVIANIIARNRKVLLYARDEKVVKKILETHENRGYKMSKNVLPTSDMEYLASQCDVIFPIVPSSHFRTVIKTLAPFLHPYHILIHGTKGFDIKLQKGETIETVKTLSRKQVRTMSEVIQEETVVVRVGCLAGPNLAKELAQRQPGATVVASHFQEVIQTGKRLLRNDRFQVYENNDLVGVEIAGVIKNIIAIAAGMLSGLGYGENAKGLLISRGAVEMVYLGKVLGGDTKTFLGVAGIGDLITTCNSPMSRNYTVGFRLAKGEKLKDILEDMEEVAEGVNAIRIAKKCSEYYKVRPLITDTLYKVLFEGMTVQDALDYLMRYPLNVDIKLT is encoded by the coding sequence ATGACCTTGAGAAGCTCATCTGATAAACCCATTGGAGTAATCGGAGCCGGCAACTTCGGCACAGTAATAGCCAATATCATTGCGAGAAATCGTAAGGTGCTTCTCTACGCACGTGATGAAAAAGTTGTAAAGAAGATTCTGGAAACCCACGAGAACCGTGGTTACAAGATGAGCAAGAATGTCCTGCCCACCAGCGACATGGAATATCTTGCAAGTCAGTGCGACGTGATCTTCCCGATCGTTCCTTCTTCACATTTCAGAACGGTGATCAAAACCCTTGCACCTTTCCTTCATCCCTATCATATTCTCATTCACGGTACAAAAGGTTTTGATATTAAGTTACAAAAGGGTGAAACGATTGAAACCGTGAAGACCCTCAGTCGCAAGCAAGTCCGCACGATGAGTGAGGTGATTCAGGAAGAGACAGTGGTCGTACGGGTTGGTTGTTTGGCCGGCCCCAATCTTGCCAAGGAACTCGCACAACGCCAACCCGGAGCTACGGTGGTGGCAAGTCATTTTCAGGAGGTGATACAAACCGGTAAAAGATTGTTAAGAAACGATCGCTTCCAGGTTTATGAAAACAATGACCTTGTAGGAGTTGAGATTGCCGGTGTCATTAAGAATATTATTGCTATCGCCGCGGGCATGCTCAGCGGATTGGGTTACGGTGAGAATGCAAAGGGATTATTAATCAGTCGCGGTGCTGTGGAGATGGTCTATCTCGGCAAGGTGCTGGGAGGAGATACAAAAACATTTTTAGGGGTTGCAGGTATCGGAGATCTTATCACCACCTGCAACAGTCCAATGAGCCGGAATTATACAGTAGGATTTCGGCTTGCAAAAGGAGAAAAGCTCAAAGACATTCTGGAAGACATGGAAGAAGTTGCCGAAGGTGTCAACGCGATCCGTATTGCGAAAAAGTGCAGTGAGTATTACAAGGTTCGTCCTTTGATTACAGACACGCTTTACAAAGTATTGTTTGAAGGAATGACCGTTCAGGATGCACTGGATTATCTCATGCGCTATCCATTGAACGTGGATATCAAGCTGACTTAA
- a CDS encoding alanine racemase has product MIKIVKPTLLLNEAICKANILRMADKARKANVKFRPHFKTHQSLAVGEWYGELGVDCCTVSSIKMATYFAEGGWKDITIAFPLNTLEIDAINKLASICKLNVLIVSPETIKQLKGKLKQPVNCFIEIDPGYKRTGLLPTDHAGIDRILAEISSDPLLTFKGFLAHAGHSYQSRTREAIMKIHNDSILLMKVLGDHYRKQYPQLVLSTGDTPTCSLATDFTGVDEIRPGNSVFYDLQQTEIGSCTKDQVAIAMGCPVVAMNEERGEIFVHGGGVHFAKDAMKKEDGTMYYGEIVKLNDSGWELPSTTMFMKSLSQEHGVVKASKEEMKSIRIGDVLGVLPVHACLTADAMGAYTTLQGQEIQMMK; this is encoded by the coding sequence ATGATAAAAATTGTCAAGCCGACTTTGCTGCTCAACGAAGCAATCTGCAAAGCGAACATTTTGCGCATGGCCGACAAAGCCAGAAAGGCAAATGTTAAATTCCGTCCCCATTTTAAGACTCATCAATCTCTTGCAGTAGGAGAGTGGTACGGTGAGTTAGGTGTGGATTGTTGTACGGTATCATCTATAAAGATGGCCACCTACTTCGCGGAAGGGGGATGGAAAGATATTACCATTGCGTTTCCACTGAACACTCTTGAGATCGACGCTATCAACAAGCTTGCATCCATTTGTAAATTGAATGTCCTCATTGTTTCTCCCGAAACTATAAAGCAATTAAAAGGAAAACTAAAACAGCCTGTTAACTGCTTCATTGAAATCGATCCAGGTTATAAACGTACCGGCCTCCTTCCGACAGACCATGCCGGCATTGATAGAATTCTGGCTGAGATATCTTCCGACCCATTACTGACCTTCAAAGGATTTCTGGCACATGCGGGACATAGCTATCAGTCAAGAACACGCGAAGCAATCATGAAGATCCACAACGATTCAATATTATTGATGAAAGTACTGGGGGATCACTATCGCAAGCAATATCCTCAACTGGTTTTATCTACAGGCGATACGCCAACATGTTCTTTAGCAACAGATTTTACAGGCGTGGATGAGATCCGGCCCGGCAATTCGGTGTTCTATGATCTTCAGCAAACTGAAATTGGCTCATGCACAAAAGATCAGGTGGCCATCGCAATGGGATGTCCAGTGGTGGCGATGAATGAGGAACGTGGTGAGATATTCGTTCATGGTGGAGGCGTTCACTTTGCCAAGGATGCAATGAAAAAGGAAGATGGCACGATGTACTATGGTGAGATCGTAAAACTGAATGACTCGGGATGGGAATTACCGTCCACTACAATGTTTATGAAATCTCTCTCTCAGGAGCATGGGGTGGTTAAGGCTTCAAAGGAAGAGATGAAAAGTATCAGGATCGGTGATGTGCTGGGTGTGTTGCCGGTACATGCGTGCCTTACGGCAGATGCGATGGGTGCTTACACTACATTACAGGGTCAGGAGATTCAAATGATGAAGTAA
- a CDS encoding HIT family protein codes for MPSIFTRIIQREIPAHIVAENEHYIAFLDIMPLQKGHTLVIPKKEVDYIFDLDAETLSGLHLFAAEVAKAIKTVTQCKRVAVAVLGMEVPHAHVHLIPMNAMSDANFSNPKLKLSQEELAAVANSIRKEL; via the coding sequence ATGCCTTCGATTTTCACCAGGATCATCCAGCGTGAAATTCCAGCTCACATCGTTGCTGAGAACGAACATTACATTGCCTTTCTTGATATCATGCCTTTGCAGAAAGGTCATACGTTAGTCATTCCCAAGAAAGAAGTTGATTACATTTTTGATCTCGATGCAGAGACACTTTCAGGCTTGCATCTATTCGCTGCTGAAGTGGCAAAAGCCATCAAGACTGTTACTCAATGCAAGCGAGTGGCGGTAGCGGTGCTTGGAATGGAGGTACCTCATGCTCATGTTCATTTGATCCCCATGAATGCCATGAGTGATGCAAACTTCTCAAATCCCAAACTGAAGCTTTCTCAGGAAGAACTTGCTGCTGTTGCCAACAGCATCCGTAAAGAATTATAA
- the greA gene encoding transcription elongation factor GreA: protein MSKSISYYTKEGLEKMTKELNELKTSGRKFIAQQIAEARDKGDLSENAEYDAAKDAQGHLEAKIAMLGELVSNARLIDESKLDASIVSILSKVTIKNKKNGASVTYMLVSEEEADLKAGKISTQSPIGKGLLGKKKGDMAKIKTPAGELEFEITNIGI from the coding sequence ATGAGCAAGAGTATATCATATTATACAAAAGAGGGGTTGGAGAAGATGACGAAGGAACTCAACGAACTTAAAACCTCTGGACGTAAATTCATCGCTCAGCAAATCGCTGAAGCTCGTGATAAAGGTGATTTGAGTGAAAACGCAGAGTACGATGCAGCGAAAGATGCACAAGGTCACCTTGAAGCAAAGATTGCCATGCTTGGCGAACTTGTTTCCAATGCAAGATTGATCGATGAAAGCAAACTCGATGCTTCCATCGTCTCCATTCTTTCAAAAGTTACCATCAAGAATAAAAAGAATGGCGCGTCTGTTACTTATATGCTTGTATCAGAAGAAGAAGCTGACCTGAAGGCAGGAAAGATATCAACCCAATCGCCCATCGGTAAGGGATTGCTGGGCAAGAAGAAAGGGGATATGGCCAAGATCAAAACACCTGCCGGAGAACTGGAGTTCGAGATTACCAATATCGGCATCTGA
- a CDS encoding pentapeptide repeat-containing protein — translation MKVNFSDNANSVVEKPLLTSLIVLVTVTILVVALSFKFYLNDFDKFWEQILVEAHGMIFDIAIIGILLFWLNQNGEIRQRIRTFKDEIDDFRLLESNEAAFRMVGNIKRLNRHKIHEINLVNCYLARTHLSYINLKGSNMNSVNLSSASLLETNLENTRLNQTNFENANLNQANLRGAYASGANFKDAFLIKTQFESAFLIKANFANAYLMEANLQNSYLMGADFENASLYKADFRGAKGLTIDQLSKAKTLYLAKFDDDLQEQIKEMMPELAEA, via the coding sequence ATGAAGGTAAACTTCTCAGACAACGCCAATTCGGTGGTTGAGAAGCCTTTACTTACATCATTGATCGTTTTGGTGACTGTCACCATCCTTGTAGTTGCCCTAAGCTTTAAGTTTTATCTGAATGACTTCGACAAATTCTGGGAGCAGATACTGGTAGAGGCTCATGGTATGATCTTCGATATTGCGATCATCGGTATTTTACTTTTCTGGCTTAATCAAAACGGTGAAATACGTCAGCGGATCAGAACCTTTAAAGATGAGATTGATGACTTTCGTTTGTTGGAGTCAAATGAGGCGGCATTCCGTATGGTGGGGAACATCAAACGTCTTAACCGTCATAAGATCCATGAGATCAATCTTGTTAACTGTTATCTGGCACGCACTCACCTTAGTTATATTAATCTGAAAGGATCTAATATGAATTCGGTGAATCTCTCCAGCGCATCCTTGCTGGAAACCAATCTTGAAAACACCCGTCTGAATCAGACTAATTTTGAAAATGCAAACCTTAATCAGGCAAATCTGAGAGGGGCATATGCCAGTGGAGCGAATTTCAAGGATGCTTTTCTTATCAAAACACAATTTGAAAGTGCATTTTTAATTAAAGCTAATTTTGCAAATGCCTATCTGATGGAAGCTAATTTACAGAACAGCTATCTGATGGGTGCTGACTTTGAAAATGCGAGTCTATATAAAGCAGACTTCAGAGGAGCGAAAGGACTTACCATTGATCAGCTCTCAAAAGCGAAGACGCTTTATCTGGCGAAATTTGATGATGATCTTCAGGAACAAATCAAAGAAATGATGCCAGAGCTTGCGGAAGCCTGA
- the mgtE gene encoding magnesium transporter, translating into MKEFVEFELTKEFRDRFQEALDQRDNAFILESLTDINPADITALLYEFNSEESKYTLDILPLEVRSQIISDLDSETRTTFLKNYEHGEITEIIDLLDSDDAADILNELPIKTSEEVIAGLNPILKSQVIDLLRYDENVAGGLMAKELIKARSNWSVVQCVEEIRKQAENVTKFYTVFVVDENDKLLGTVSLQEIVTSDANKSVADIYEQDVVSVETYLPDTEVAGIMKKYDLESVPVVNVQGQLVGRITIDDVVDVITEQAEEDRQLMSGITEDVEEDDTVWKNTRARLPWLLIGIFGGMLSARFMGLFEQELARVTAIAFFVPLIQATGGNVGIQSSSLVVQSLASTDFVDEGIWQRLTKVLFVALLNGLVLSVLVFGANWMLFGNHQLSIVVSIALFSVVVFASLIGTITPLILDRFGFNPAVASGPFITTINDLLGLTVYFITIHLML; encoded by the coding sequence GTGAAGGAGTTCGTTGAATTTGAATTGACCAAAGAGTTTCGTGACCGCTTTCAGGAGGCCCTGGATCAGCGTGATAATGCTTTTATCCTTGAAAGCCTTACCGATATCAATCCGGCTGATATCACTGCTCTCTTGTATGAATTCAATTCGGAAGAGTCCAAGTATACCCTCGATATTTTACCGCTGGAAGTGCGTTCCCAGATCATCAGTGATCTTGATAGTGAAACCCGCACGACCTTTCTGAAAAACTATGAGCATGGTGAGATCACGGAAATCATTGATCTCCTGGATTCCGATGATGCGGCAGATATTCTTAATGAACTACCTATCAAGACCAGTGAGGAAGTAATCGCAGGTCTTAATCCTATCCTCAAATCACAGGTTATTGATCTTCTCCGATACGATGAGAATGTTGCCGGTGGTTTGATGGCGAAGGAGTTGATCAAGGCACGCAGCAACTGGTCTGTAGTTCAGTGTGTGGAGGAAATCCGCAAGCAGGCGGAAAATGTTACCAAATTCTACACTGTGTTTGTTGTGGATGAAAATGACAAGCTTCTGGGAACGGTTTCTTTACAGGAGATTGTCACCTCGGATGCCAATAAATCGGTGGCTGATATCTATGAACAGGATGTCGTTTCTGTGGAGACCTATCTGCCCGATACAGAAGTTGCTGGTATCATGAAAAAGTATGACCTGGAATCTGTTCCGGTTGTAAACGTTCAGGGGCAACTTGTAGGAAGGATTACCATTGATGACGTTGTGGATGTGATCACTGAACAGGCTGAAGAAGATCGTCAGCTCATGTCTGGTATCACAGAGGATGTGGAGGAGGATGACACTGTCTGGAAAAATACCCGTGCCCGACTGCCATGGCTGTTAATTGGAATTTTCGGAGGAATGCTCTCTGCCCGTTTCATGGGATTATTTGAACAGGAACTTGCCCGGGTTACTGCTATTGCCTTTTTCGTTCCGTTGATTCAGGCAACCGGAGGAAATGTAGGAATTCAATCCTCGTCGCTTGTGGTGCAGAGTCTTGCCAGTACTGATTTTGTCGATGAAGGAATCTGGCAGCGATTGACCAAAGTACTGTTTGTTGCTTTATTGAACGGTTTGGTTCTCTCAGTATTGGTGTTCGGTGCCAACTGGATGCTCTTTGGAAACCATCAGCTTTCTATTGTTGTATCGATTGCATTATTCAGTGTGGTAGTCTTTGCCTCGCTGATAGGAACCATTACTCCTTTGATATTGGACCGATTTGGATTCAACCCCGCCGTAGCATCCGGCCCATTTATTACCACGATTAATGATTTATTGGGATTAACCGTCTATTTTATTACGATTCACCTGATGTTATAA
- the rsmA gene encoding 16S rRNA (adenine(1518)-N(6)/adenine(1519)-N(6))-dimethyltransferase RsmA, which yields MVRPKKFLGQHFLKDTSIAERIVESLELPADTRSAVLEIGPGTGVLTRGLMARKDVDLKVIEIDFESIAYLKKQLPTLTLLEGDFLKKDIASFFPGSYSIIGNFPYNISSQIFFKVLDHRNQVDQVVCMLQKEVADRICSSHGSKVYGILSVLLQAFYDIEYLFKVPPGVFIPPPKVMSAVIRLKRNKRETLDCDEQLFKRVVKESFQKRRKTLRNGLKHLNLPSELVVLDIMDKRPEQLSVEDFISLTRLIQQSEGVR from the coding sequence ATGGTTAGACCCAAGAAATTTCTAGGCCAGCATTTCCTGAAGGATACCAGCATCGCAGAGAGGATCGTTGAATCCCTTGAGCTGCCGGCTGATACCCGATCGGCTGTTCTTGAGATAGGGCCCGGCACTGGTGTTCTTACGAGAGGATTGATGGCAAGAAAGGATGTTGATCTCAAGGTCATTGAAATAGACTTTGAGTCCATCGCTTATTTAAAGAAACAGTTGCCAACCCTTACCCTCCTGGAAGGAGACTTTCTTAAAAAGGATATTGCGTCCTTCTTTCCCGGCTCTTATAGCATCATTGGAAACTTCCCTTACAATATATCTTCACAGATATTCTTCAAGGTTCTGGATCACCGGAACCAGGTTGATCAGGTGGTGTGTATGCTTCAAAAAGAGGTAGCCGATCGTATTTGTTCCAGTCATGGAAGCAAAGTCTATGGGATCCTCAGTGTTTTGTTGCAGGCTTTCTATGATATTGAGTATTTGTTCAAAGTTCCACCGGGAGTTTTTATCCCGCCGCCTAAAGTGATGTCAGCGGTTATCCGGTTGAAGCGAAATAAAAGAGAGACACTCGATTGTGATGAGCAACTTTTCAAGAGAGTTGTTAAGGAGTCATTTCAAAAGCGCCGGAAAACCTTGCGTAACGGACTGAAACATCTAAATTTGCCCAGTGAGTTGGTGGTGTTGGACATCATGGACAAGCGACCTGAGCAATTATCAGTAGAGGATTTTATTTCTTTAACACGATTGATCCAACAAAGTGAAGGAGTTCGTTGA